From the genome of Rana temporaria chromosome 8, aRanTem1.1, whole genome shotgun sequence:
GGTGAAgttacaggaattggggtgatcttcaGGGTGAAGTTAAAGGAATTGAAAAGGATCTTCGGGGTGAAgatacaggaattggggtgatcttcgAGGTGAAgttacaggaattggggtgatcttcgGGGTGAAGGAATTGGAGAGGATCTGAGGTCTCTGGCACGCTATTCTTCACTGGTCCAACGTTTGACCAATTCTTGTAAATGGACACTCAATGTAGACACAGTTGGAGACTCTTTTGACCTTTTTATTTCCAGGATAGAAGGTTTTTATGGATAATAAACCAACATTTTAGAAGTGATGTTCTCTAGCGGTCTCCTAAGTCCTCCTACAATTTGGTGCTTAGACTTGCTGGAACTCTTCTACTCTTGGTCACCTTTCTTAGAAGGACTACAATATGTGGTGAAGTTCTCAGCTAATAAATTAAGACAGGTCCACACTTTGGGTTTATTGGCCATTCTGGCCATGTGACCTTCTCACAATCATATGATTACTCCTCCGAGGAGCTTTATGTTCAGATGGATTTCTTTACTGAGAGGGTCTCAGATTGAATCCTTGTCCCACATAAGTGTCAATTGATTTAGCCATCACCATTGTTTTGGTGTAGATCGGATTAACAATTTTACTCGACTAATTGTGGAAATTTTTCTTTAGGATTACGGAAGATCGTGGCTGATGATCGAATTCAAGGTGCGTAAAATCTACAAAAcacaaacatgtataaaaaacgtcaaaactttttttgtagtttttggaTAGAGTACGGAAGGGTAAAGGCAACTGACCCAGTATGGCCGTATTCCCGCCATGGTTGCTGAATGCCAGAGCCCAGTCACAATTGAGACCTTTGCcaccctggtagttctgccaccggtgttggtatttttttatttttgttgtttattttttaaccatattattttacttatttacagtgttatattttataactttttacatatttttaggacCCACATtgagggctttggtgaaatatcgggagtctaaacagacccatgatgtctcaagcctcgtacacacgaccggttttcccgtcgggaaaactgtcatgagagcttttggccgggaaaaccgggacGTATGtacgctccatcgcagttttcccaacaggaaaagtgccgggaaaaaaaaatagaaccagctctctttttttccgccGGAattccggcggtctttttcccagcagttttcctatgtgaaaaactgcaatggagcgtacacacggccaggattcccgaccaaagctccatcgcagttttcctgtcaaggAAAACCTcgggtgtgtagggggaaaagcttaccgagcaggttctcggctttccctcgggattcccagcggaccttttccgctgggaatcccgtacgtgtgtactaggcatcactgttaagacagagaaagggagtgAGAACATATTCATCAGTCCCTTTTTCTGGGGCCTCAGCTTCACAGAATGAATAAACAGGAAGAGCTCTGTACAGAGGCTCACTGACTCTATCCATTAAGACAAGGAAGAAGTCGGGATATGGTACATTTACCAGCCCTTTCCCTGCTCCCTATCCCGACAGATCCCCCGCAGCAAGCCGgcgggaggtggggaggaaacccagcagcactgcaggagggcAAGGGGGGAGGCCAGGAGAGAGCGCACAGGAGCCTGGGGCAgcaggtcggcaggtggcagcaacagcctgtagagcaggggtggccaacatgtggcccgcggagccttctgttgtggcccgtgacctcctgctctggaatggtgggatgTCAAGCCCAGAGCGCAGGGTGCCGACCCGCTACACCAcaccatcagtgttgtgaatgaagctggtggtagaggaagaaaacaGCTGCAGTGCAGAGCCCcttaagccgatgcttcctctactgtGCCGGtgtttgccacaggtggagtctatggcaaaagttcagctaacctgcaggataaatacaggtgcactacgctgcacccgcggtgtgggtaaaccgcagcacttcagtgtgaaagcagtcttaggcccttttcacacgatcagcccgaccaaatgggaccctcaattcacctcctatagagcgacagatgtctgtttacgcctgcctacctccaatccaaaaaaacagaagaaaattTGTCCCCTTTCATCTGTGCCTAtaaagtagccgtgacctgtcatccgcccgctctgctcattgtggcccttgactggttaccaagttgcttaagtggccctcgctcttcaaaaggttgggcacccctgctgtagaggaACCAATGCCCTCCATTTCCCTCCTGCAGCAACTAAATGTCTACCGGGGGAGTGGAGGAGAAGCGCCCCTCTTTTTCAGTCATACAGGGGGtcacatgggccccctggagcataaGACAGGGTCGCAATGGCAACCCCTGTATGTACGCCCCTAAGTAGACTCCCTTAAGTCTTTTTGAGCAATATTTaactattgtattttttttttgttttctttacgtCAGACTTGAGTATACAATACATGACATCTATGAAAGAGAGATATGGACGTGTCAAAGAACATAACTCACGTATTGGGGAATCTGTTAATCTAGACAAAAGATATACACAGCTCCTGCTGATAAAGAACTATCAGAACCAGCAAGAGAGAGAGTTTGGAATAAGTAGTATAAGGCCTCTTCAACGAAGAGATGACAGATCTTCTGCTGAAGACTCCCCAACCACCATCCAGGCTCTCTTCGATCCTGATAAGGATGGCTTTACTCCTAAGATAGTGGTGCTACAAGGACCTGCCGGGATTGGCAAAACCATGACTTCCCAGAAGATCGTACTGGACTGGGCCTCTGGGAATCTCTTTCAAGACTGTTTTGATTTTGTGTTTAGTCTGAGCTGTAGAGAACTCAATAACATACCCAGAAAAATAAGCCTTGCGGGACTTCTGTCCAGACTGTGTACATTGCAATGTCCGGAGGAGATGATGAGGTCAGTTCTGAGTAACCCTAGAAAGTTACTCTTCATCATTGATGGTTTGGATGAGCTCAGATGGTCTCTGGAGGATCCATCGGAGGTTTGTGAGGATCCTTTTCAGGAAACCCACCTCAAAGTTATTTTGAGAAGTTTACTCAACAAACAAGTTCTTTATGGATCTTCTGCGATCGTCACCACAAGACCGTTCGTGCTGAAGGAACTGGAAAACCTCCTCCAACAGTCACGCCATGTGGAAATTCTGGGATTTACAGAAGAAGATTGTGAGAAATACGTCTACAATTTCTTTGATGATAAAGATGTAGCAGAGAAGGTTCTTGGATTAATAAAAGAGAATCGGATTATATTCGCCATGTGCTCCATCCCTATCTCATGCTGGATTGTGTGTACTGTGATGAAACAAGAAATGAAAAGGGACTTTGATTTATCCCGGTGCAGAACAACCACCTCCATCTACGTCCTCTACCTGAAGGGTCTGATAAAGTACCACGGGAGGAAGCAACTGGTGCTCACGTGTCTAAGGCGGGTGTGCGCTTTAGCCAATGAGGGAGTTTTTAGGAAGCAAATTCTATTTGAGGAGGCGGATCTGAGAAGACATGGACTCTCCATGACAGAGGTGGAGTCTGTATTTCTGAATGAGAGCATCTTTCACCAGGACATTGGGGTTAGCACCTCCTACGGCTTCATTCACCTGACTGTCCAGGAATTCTTTGCTGCTCTGTATTACGTGCTGGAAGAGGCACTGGCGGCGGACCAGGAGGTCTCTAGAGCAAAAGAAGTTCTTTCCTCCCCGCATATGTATTTTGGGAAACCTTTCATTTCAACCTTTCATGTTCAACCCCATTTATCATTAATGGTTCAATTTCTGTACGGCCTCTCAGATATTAATCAGGCGAAGGAATTGTCCGAAATTCTGAGCTGTGATATTTCATTCCAAGCCACTCCTGCCATGAGAAGCTGGCTTGGTTCATTTTCATTTGATGTAGAGTTGACCAATGACCGGGTTTGCTGCTTGTATGAGATGCAGGATGAGAACGTAGTGAGGAAAGTGATGTCTGTCATGGAATTCTTTAAAGTTAGTTTCTCCCGGGACATGAACTGTGTTCGGCAACTGGTCTACTTCTTGAAGAACTGCAAACCTTTTCAAAGGATGCAATTTTCCTGCGAAAAAATGGACAGCAAGGATCTGCAAATGTTATTTCCATTCCTGCAAAAATGTTCATTGATTGAGTGAGTACTTCTTTAAACTTTTTCATTACAAAAATCACAATACATAACTACTTCGTCATGTTATCTTATAAAATCCTACCAGTGCTTGAacggtcagtccacccctggacaTGACTGAGGGTGGGTTTCCTGATGGGgctccctagtggcatggggccctcgggcagtgcttgaacggtcagtccgcccctggacatgactcagggtgggtttcctgaaggggctccctagtggcatggggccctcgggcagtgcccgagtggtcagtccgcccctggacatgactcagggtgggtttcctgatggggctccctagtggcatggggccctcaggcagtgcccgagtggtcagtccacccctggacaTGACTCAGGGTGGGTTTCCTGATGGGgctccctagtggcatggggccctcgggcagtgcttgaacggtcagtccgcccctggacatgactcagggtgggtttcctgaaggggctccctagtggcatggggccctcgggcagtgcccgagtggtcagtccgcccctggacatgactcagggtgggtttcctgatggggctccctagtggcatggggccctcaggcagtgcccgagtggtcagtccgcccctggacatgactcagggtgggtttcctgatggggctccctagtggcatggggccctcaggcagtgcccgagtggtcagtccgcccctggacatgactcagggtgggtttcctgatggtgacatcGGTGGACCATGTCTATGCAATGAACATTCTCACACCCGCTTGTAGTCTCCATGGGTAGAGTGTGAGAAGGTGACAACAAAGGAGTACAGAGAGCTGTCACCCTAAAACAGGAAGTCCCTGAACAAGGACCGGCGGGATCACCGGGGACTATttgaatgaaagctgcagatttaaaaaataattgaaaatgaCTTTTGAAATGACATGAAGGTGTTAAATCTTTATTGGATTTCAGTGATTGGCTGACGTCTACTTGGTGGTATCTCTGTAGGTTTAAATGTGACGCCTCCATAGTAAGTGAAGGTCTCCTGTCTTTGATGTCAACAAGCAAATCTCTGAAAAAGCTGGTCCTGTTTCGCCCCTCTCTGGAAGATTTTGAAGTCTGCGATTTATGCGATGCGCTCAGACGTCCCGGATGTACACTGGAGATGGTCAGGTGAGAATTATATtataaatttaaattaaaaactgTCTGTGTGAGGGGCTCAGACCCTGGGCTGTACCAGGCCAGAGGTGAAAATTATACTATAAGtcaggaatctccaaactacggccctccagctgttgtgaaactacacgtcccatgaggcattgtaaaactctgacattcacagacatgactgggcatgatgggaattgtagttcctgaacaactggagggccatagttaggAGACCCCTGCAAATATCCGCTTGCCGCCAAGCAACATACGGGTACGTCGGGGTACAGGGAAGTTGGGCATGTTGGGTACAGGGACATGGGTTATGGGTACATCAGGTACAGTGGCGCTGAGCAGGGGTACCTCGGGTACCGGGACATTGGGTACAGGTGCATTGGGT
Proteins encoded in this window:
- the LOC120909771 gene encoding NACHT, LRR and PYD domains-containing protein 3-like, yielding MASNVPAGEKHFVDQHREKLIQRITMIPPVLDILLQEGLLTQEHYDTVKAKETPQEKMRGLYQFSRGWSFTDKDIFYGALQASNPGVMEHLEGTSLSGLRKIVADDRIQDLSIQYMTSMKERYGRVKEHNSRIGESVNLDKRYTQLLLIKNYQNQQEREFGISSIRPLQRRDDRSSAEDSPTTIQALFDPDKDGFTPKIVVLQGPAGIGKTMTSQKIVLDWASGNLFQDCFDFVFSLSCRELNNIPRKISLAGLLSRLCTLQCPEEMMRSVLSNPRKLLFIIDGLDELRWSLEDPSEVCEDPFQETHLKVILRSLLNKQVLYGSSAIVTTRPFVLKELENLLQQSRHVEILGFTEEDCEKYVYNFFDDKDVAEKVLGLIKENRIIFAMCSIPISCWIVCTVMKQEMKRDFDLSRCRTTTSIYVLYLKGLIKYHGRKQLVLTCLRRVCALANEGVFRKQILFEEADLRRHGLSMTEVESVFLNESIFHQDIGVSTSYGFIHLTVQEFFAALYYVLEEALAADQEVSRAKEVLSSPHMYFGKPFISTFHVQPHLSLMVQFLYGLSDINQAKELSEILSCDISFQATPAMRSWLGSFSFDVELTNDRVCCLYEMQDENVVRKVMSVMEFFKVSFSRDMNCVRQLVYFLKNCKPFQRMQFSCEKMDSKDLQMLFPFLQKCSLIEFKCDASIVSEGLLSLMSTSKSLKKLVLFRPSLEDFEVCDLCDALRRPGCTLEMVRFCCNLNQKTCDKIYSLHGIQTKLDVMFYIEDEMSVYEAQRKFERLRLLGRVLHTCSLWCQRLNQLIGYKVTDDDGDEEIWIYTLSLTTLRHKCLSTVPASLVQFQHDPSSLGPPIHRCELPVWVENLFILRSYFSP